From the genome of Drosophila melanogaster chromosome 2L, one region includes:
- the CG43797 gene encoding uncharacterized protein, whose amino-acid sequence MFKLGTYYFCIIVTFHAYGIVSPQDEKDSECVLTDAPNQCGAFCMSAQRPLFEHNRIIQNQIYEISSLQAESHERLKRIENELINLQIEQKESKQAINENDDTKVEGIETTTSVNLIKKKKYVIVDKALNWYNAVKFCQEIGGKLAEFSDEHEYDTVISTVEPDTCYWIGIRSYNNEHQSLRTDNRPLYLKMADMPNNNIFNGENCVGIQNGFMHDLWCNLSYYSICTTSWF is encoded by the coding sequence ATGTTCAAGTTGGGAACATATTATTTCTGCATTATCGTCACATTTCACGCGTATGGAATAGTTAGTCCTCAGGATGAAAAAGATTCAGAGTGCGTCCTGACGGATGCGCCCAATCAATGTGGGGCATTCTGTATGTCCGCTCAAAGGCCACTCTTCGAACACAATCGCATTATTCAGAATCAAATATATGAAATTAGTTCACTACAAGCTGAAAGTCACGAGAGACTTAAAAGAATCGAAAACgaattaataaatttacaaaTCGAACAAAAGGAAAGTAAGCAAGCAATTAATGAAAATGACGATACAAAAGTTGAAGGAATCGAAACTACGACAAGTGTCAatctaattaaaaaaaagaaatacgtCATTGTTGATAAGGCACTAAATTGGTATAATGCTGTAAAGTTCTGCCAAGAAATTGGAGGCAAACTAGCTGAATTCAGTGATGAACATGAGTACGACACTGTCATATCAACAGTTGAACCTGATACTTGTTACTGGATTGGCATTCGCAGTTATAATAACGAACATCAATCTTTGCGTACTGACAATCGCCCATTATATCTTAAAATGGCTGATATGCCAaacaacaatatttttaatggtGAAAATTGTGTTGGTATTCAAAACGGTTTTATGCATGACCTTTGGTGCAATTTAAGCTATTACTCTATTTGCACAACTAGTTGGTTTTAA
- the CG34176 gene encoding uncharacterized protein, translating into MPPPPHDHCGGPPHRRGPVIKVQIAPPWPRRHHRPPPQVVVVQQQAPPPPPVMVVQQAPPPPYYQNPPPPPPPGSSHYHNPQY; encoded by the coding sequence atgccaccaccaccccacGATCATTGCGGCGGACCGCCTCATCGTCGTGGACCCGTGATTAAGGTACAGATTGCACCACCATGGCCACGCCGCCATcaccgcccaccaccccaAGTTGTGGTGGTGCAGCAGCAGGctccgccaccgccaccaGTCATGGTGGTGCAACAGGCGCCTCCGCCACCGTACTACCAAaatccaccaccaccaccaccgcccgGCAGCAGCCACTACCACAATCCACAGTATTGA
- the CG15422 gene encoding uncharacterized protein yields the protein MRYYEDPCGYPPRHHHGRPNIEIDVVPGWGGGYYPPPPPPRPAEVVYMTPAATYVPGTQVIMPQPYGGVTVATTNGYYPQQQQQAYEYQYQYQQPYNNPPYPQW from the coding sequence ATGCGGTACTATGAAGATCCATGTGGCTATCCTCCTCGCCATCACCATGGTCGTCCAAATATCGAAATTGATGTGGTTCCCGGTTGGGGTGGCGGCTACTatccgccgccgcctccgcctcGGCCCGCCGAGGTAGTCTACATGACCCCGGCGGCTACCTATGTGCCCGGCACACAGGTGATAATGCCGCAACCCTACGGCGGCGTCACGGTGGCCACCACCAATGGATActatccgcagcagcagcagcaggcgtaCGAGTATCAGTACCAGTATCAGCAGCCCTACAACAATCCACCGTATCCGCAGTGGTGA
- the CG15423 gene encoding uncharacterized protein produces MPYYEEERRHHHHHHHGGRPIVEVDIVPPRIPRPVIEIGVGGRYPPPPPRVEVITPAAVYQPPPPRPIIEVDVVPPRAPFIEFNIGGRRPPPREEVIIVQQPPPPRW; encoded by the coding sequence ATGCCGTACTACGAGGAGGAACGTcgtcatcaccatcatcaccatcacgGTGGAAGGCCAATTGTAGAGGTGGACATTGTGCCGCCAAGGATTCCTCGACCAGTGATTGAGATCGGAGTGGGCGGCCGGtatccaccaccaccgcccagGGTGGAGGTCATCACACCAGCTGCCGTCTACCAGCCGCCACCACCACGACCCATTATCGAGGTGGATGTGGTGCCACCAAGAGCTCCCTTCATCGAGTTCAACATCGGCGGTCGGCGTCCACCTCCCAGGGAAGAGGTCATCATCGTTCAGCAGCCCCCACCGCCCAGGTGGTAG
- the CG43773 gene encoding uncharacterized protein — translation MSDININLKCAECNHPRGVLYYANPLAWGRPCRQCRRMMSRNVVVVPTQVAVPVATNNNITTTTTFVPVAAVSTQ, via the coding sequence ATGTCCGACATCAATATCAACCTCAAGTGCGCCGAGTGCAACCATCCTCGAGGAGTCCTGTACTATGCAAATCCCCTGGCTTGGGGCCGTCCTTGTCGCCAGTGCCGCAGGATGATGTCCCGAAATGTTGTGGTTGTTCCCACTCAGGTTGCAGTTCCAGTTGctaccaacaacaacatcaccaCCACTACTACATTTGTACCAGTCGCTGCTGTGTCCACccaataa
- the CG43774 gene encoding uncharacterized protein: MNNVNNVNINVQCECYHRRGLLYYANPLAWGRPCRKCRRMMSRNNIVVSVPANQMAVPVQTTTTTVMPAQCATHWQEPQTMSALPPKYDQAVAAH, translated from the coding sequence ATGAATAACGTTAATAATGTTAATATCAACGTCCAGTGCGAATGCTACCATCGTCGTGGCCTTCTCTACTACGCGAATCCATTGGCTTGGGGTCGTCCTTGCCGCAAATGTCGTCGCATGATGTCCAGAAACAACATTGTGGTATCCGTGCCAGCAAACCAGATGGCTGTACCAGTGCAGACCACCACGACCACAGTGATGCCTGCCCAGTGTGCAACCCACTGGCAGGAGCCACAGACTATGTCCGCTCTGCCACCGAAGTACGATCAGGCTGTGGCAGCTCACTAA